The proteins below are encoded in one region of Microbispora sp. NBC_01189:
- the dut gene encoding dUTP diphosphatase yields MSVEILIHRLDPGLPLPAYAHPGDAGADLYAAEDVELLPGERAVVRTGVAIALPDGYAAFVHPRSGLAARHGVTLVNAPGTVDAGYRGEIRVTMINTDAKDAVRLRRGDRIAQLVVQRVERAAFYEVDRLPGSVRGTNGFGSTGS; encoded by the coding sequence GTGAGCGTCGAGATCCTGATCCACCGGCTCGATCCGGGCCTGCCGCTGCCCGCGTACGCGCACCCCGGCGACGCCGGGGCCGACCTGTACGCGGCGGAGGACGTCGAACTGCTGCCCGGGGAGCGGGCCGTCGTGCGGACCGGCGTCGCGATCGCGCTGCCGGACGGCTACGCGGCGTTCGTGCATCCGCGTTCGGGCCTCGCCGCCCGGCACGGGGTCACGCTGGTGAACGCGCCCGGCACGGTCGACGCCGGCTACCGGGGCGAGATCAGGGTCACGATGATCAACACCGACGCCAAGGACGCCGTACGGCTCCGGCGGGGCGACCGGATCGCCCAGCTCGTCGTCCAGCGGGTGGAGCGTGCGGCGTTCTACGAGGTGGACCGGTTGCCCGGCTCCGTACGGGGCACGAACGGGTTCGGCTCGACCGGGAGCTGA
- a CDS encoding AI-2E family transporter translates to MPPTLATLAAWSWRLLLVGAAIYVLAMIIGRISFVVLPVAVALLLAALLYPLTRRLREAGLRPIYATWITMLLGLAVIVGIGILIGTRANEEFPGLVAQIQLTARNLQGWLLHGPLHLKEAQIADIVDQLSRQVNEQRSQITSTLLTGATAFVEVLASIVLLLFVTFFLLKDGDRIWAWFLRGFGGAAPRVDRAGRAAWVTISHYVHGTVAVAAIHGIVIGIVLAGMRVPLWAPLAVLIFFASFIPIVGILFAGVIATLVTFGSQGWVYALVFVGVLVVEQQLENHVLQPLIVGRALAFHPLAIILVLAVGGVLGGIAGAAVAVPLTAVIYRALPELRSDRPAVEPSGDGGDAGPPDGPPGPAAPAPEPASEPGPEPGHAGSAAGRGGEAEEDRPTGTAPPFSGAGEAVSPQRNG, encoded by the coding sequence GTGCCGCCGACACTCGCCACGCTGGCGGCGTGGAGCTGGCGGCTGCTTCTGGTGGGCGCGGCGATCTACGTGCTGGCGATGATCATCGGCAGGATCAGTTTCGTGGTCCTGCCGGTGGCCGTCGCGCTGCTGCTCGCCGCGCTGCTGTATCCGCTCACCAGGCGGCTGCGGGAGGCCGGGCTGCGGCCGATCTACGCGACGTGGATCACGATGCTCCTCGGCCTCGCCGTGATCGTGGGCATCGGCATCCTCATCGGCACCCGGGCGAACGAGGAGTTCCCCGGGCTGGTCGCGCAGATCCAGCTCACCGCGCGCAACCTGCAGGGCTGGCTGCTGCACGGCCCCCTTCACCTGAAGGAGGCCCAGATCGCCGACATCGTCGACCAGCTGAGCCGGCAGGTCAACGAGCAGCGCAGCCAGATCACCAGCACCCTGCTGACCGGCGCCACCGCGTTCGTCGAGGTCCTGGCCTCGATCGTCCTGCTGCTCTTCGTGACGTTCTTCCTGCTCAAGGATGGCGACCGCATCTGGGCCTGGTTCCTGCGCGGCTTCGGCGGGGCCGCGCCCCGCGTCGACCGGGCCGGCCGGGCCGCCTGGGTGACGATCTCCCACTACGTGCACGGCACGGTGGCCGTCGCGGCCATCCACGGCATCGTGATCGGCATCGTGCTCGCCGGGATGCGGGTGCCGCTGTGGGCACCGCTCGCCGTGCTCATCTTCTTCGCGAGCTTCATCCCGATCGTCGGCATCCTCTTCGCGGGGGTGATCGCGACGCTCGTGACCTTCGGCTCGCAGGGGTGGGTCTACGCCCTGGTGTTCGTCGGCGTCCTCGTGGTCGAGCAGCAGCTGGAGAACCATGTGCTCCAGCCGCTGATCGTCGGTCGCGCGCTGGCCTTCCACCCGCTGGCGATCATCCTCGTCCTGGCCGTCGGCGGCGTGCTCGGCGGCATCGCCGGGGCGGCCGTGGCGGTGCCGCTCACGGCGGTCATCTACCGCGCGCTCCCGGAGCTGCGCTCCGACCGGCCCGCCGTCGAGCCGTCGGGGGACGGGGGAGACGCGGGCCCGCCGGACGGCCCTCCGGGTCCCGCCGCGCCCGCCCCGGAGCCCGCCTCGGAGCCCGGCCCGGAGCCCGGGCACGCCGGTTCCGCGGCCGGGAGGGGCGGGGAGGCGGAGGAGGACCGGCCCACGGGGACGGCGCCGCCGTTCTCCGGCGCGGGAGAGGCGGTGTCGCCCCAGCGCAACGGGTAG
- the valS gene encoding valine--tRNA ligase, translating to MTEQRLPAAMPEKPALDGLEAVWVARWEAAGTYRFDRSRGRDEVYSIDTPPPTVSGSLHVGHVFSYTHTDTIARYRRMRGREVFYPMGWDDNGLPTERRVQNHFGVRCDPSVPYDPDFTPPEKPDPKRQAPISRRNFIELCERLTAEDEKAFEELWRRLGLSVDWSLTYATIDAGARAASQRAFLRGLARGEAYVAEAPTLWDVTFRTAVAQAELEDREWPGAFHRIGFDLSPAQRDQGFGERVWIETTRPELIPACVALVAHPDDERYRPLFGTTVRTPVFGVEVPVVAHHLAEPDKGSGIAMICTFGDVTDVTWWRELDLPTRPVIGWDGRLLPEPPHGVPAGPYAELAGRTVHGARERIVGMLRESGHLDGEPRAVRRPVKFYEKGDRPLEIVTTRQWYIRNGGRDLALRRALLDRGGELEWHPPHMRVRYDNWVEGLAGDWLISRQRFFGVPIPVWYPLDAEGEPVHEAPITPPEGALPVDPSSDVPPGYTEDQRGKPLGFAGDPDVMDTWATSSLTPQIAAGWERDDDLFRRVFPMDLRPQAHEIIRTWLFSTVVRSHLEHGGLPWRHAAISGWILDPDRKKMSKSKGNVVTPMGLLEEHGSDAVRYWAASGRPGTDTAFDTGQIKIGRRLAIKILNASKFVLGFRSGGGGEVKEPVDLSMLAALRTVVDEATEAFEAYDYTRALERTERFFWSFCDDYVELVKARAYAGDASAVAALRAALGVLLRLFAPFLPFVTEEVWSWWREGSVHRAAWPSPGDLPEAGRGDPAVLEAVAEVLRRVRRAKSEARLSMRAEVSRLTVSGDQAGLVRLAQDDLCAAGNVEEFVLEPGDAPLDAVAELAA from the coding sequence ATGACCGAACAGCGACTCCCCGCAGCCATGCCCGAGAAACCTGCTCTCGACGGCCTGGAGGCGGTATGGGTAGCGCGCTGGGAGGCCGCCGGGACCTACCGGTTCGACAGATCCCGCGGCAGGGACGAGGTCTACTCCATCGACACCCCGCCGCCGACCGTGTCCGGATCCCTCCACGTGGGGCATGTCTTCTCCTACACGCACACGGACACGATCGCCCGGTACAGGCGGATGCGGGGACGCGAGGTCTTCTACCCGATGGGATGGGACGATAACGGCCTGCCCACCGAGCGCCGGGTGCAGAACCACTTCGGCGTCCGCTGCGACCCCTCCGTGCCGTACGACCCGGACTTCACGCCGCCGGAGAAGCCGGACCCCAAGCGGCAGGCGCCGATCTCGCGCCGCAACTTCATCGAGCTGTGCGAGCGGCTGACCGCCGAGGACGAGAAGGCGTTCGAGGAGCTGTGGCGCCGCCTCGGCCTGTCGGTGGACTGGTCGCTGACCTACGCGACCATCGACGCCGGCGCCCGGGCCGCCTCGCAGCGGGCGTTCCTACGGGGCCTCGCCCGCGGCGAGGCGTACGTCGCGGAGGCGCCCACCCTGTGGGACGTCACGTTCCGCACCGCCGTGGCCCAGGCCGAGCTGGAGGACCGGGAGTGGCCCGGCGCCTTCCACCGCATCGGCTTCGACCTGTCGCCCGCGCAGCGCGATCAGGGGTTCGGCGAGCGCGTGTGGATCGAGACGACCCGGCCCGAGCTGATCCCGGCCTGCGTGGCCCTGGTCGCCCACCCCGACGACGAGCGGTACCGGCCGCTCTTCGGCACCACCGTGCGCACCCCGGTCTTCGGGGTCGAGGTGCCGGTCGTGGCCCACCACCTGGCCGAGCCGGACAAGGGCTCGGGCATCGCGATGATCTGCACCTTCGGCGACGTGACCGACGTGACCTGGTGGCGCGAGCTCGACCTGCCGACCCGGCCGGTGATCGGCTGGGACGGCCGCCTGCTCCCCGAGCCGCCGCACGGTGTGCCCGCCGGGCCGTACGCCGAGCTGGCGGGCCGCACGGTGCACGGCGCGCGGGAGCGGATCGTCGGGATGCTGCGCGAGTCGGGCCACCTGGACGGCGAGCCGCGCGCCGTCCGGCGGCCGGTGAAGTTCTACGAGAAGGGCGACCGCCCGCTGGAGATCGTCACCACCCGGCAGTGGTACATCCGCAACGGCGGCAGGGACCTCGCCCTGCGCCGCGCGCTGCTCGACCGGGGCGGGGAGCTGGAGTGGCACCCGCCGCACATGCGGGTCAGGTACGACAACTGGGTGGAGGGCCTGGCCGGCGACTGGCTGATCTCGCGCCAGCGGTTCTTCGGCGTGCCGATCCCGGTCTGGTATCCCCTGGACGCCGAGGGCGAGCCCGTCCACGAGGCGCCGATCACCCCGCCGGAGGGGGCGCTGCCCGTCGACCCCTCCAGCGACGTGCCGCCCGGCTACACCGAGGACCAGCGCGGCAAGCCGCTCGGCTTCGCCGGCGACCCCGACGTCATGGACACGTGGGCGACCTCCTCGCTGACCCCGCAGATCGCCGCCGGGTGGGAGCGCGACGACGACCTGTTCCGCCGCGTGTTCCCGATGGACCTGCGGCCCCAGGCCCACGAGATCATCCGTACCTGGCTGTTCTCGACGGTCGTGCGGTCGCACCTGGAGCACGGCGGGCTGCCCTGGCGGCACGCGGCCATCTCCGGGTGGATCCTCGACCCCGACCGCAAGAAGATGTCGAAGTCCAAGGGCAACGTGGTCACGCCCATGGGCCTGCTGGAGGAGCACGGCTCCGACGCGGTCCGCTACTGGGCGGCGAGCGGCCGGCCCGGCACCGACACCGCCTTCGACACGGGCCAGATCAAGATCGGCCGGCGGCTGGCCATCAAGATCCTGAACGCGTCGAAGTTCGTGCTGGGCTTCCGGTCGGGCGGGGGCGGGGAGGTCAAGGAGCCGGTCGACCTGTCCATGCTGGCCGCGCTGCGGACGGTCGTCGACGAGGCCACCGAGGCGTTCGAGGCGTACGACTACACGCGGGCGCTGGAGCGGACCGAGCGGTTCTTCTGGTCGTTCTGCGACGACTACGTGGAGCTGGTCAAGGCCCGCGCGTACGCCGGGGACGCGTCGGCGGTCGCCGCCCTGCGCGCGGCGCTCGGCGTGCTGCTGCGGCTGTTCGCGCCGTTCCTGCCGTTCGTGACCGAGGAGGTCTGGTCGTGGTGGCGGGAGGGGTCGGTGCACCGCGCCGCCTGGCCGTCTCCGGGGGACCTGCCCGAGGCGGGGCGCGGCGACCCCGCGGTGCTGGAGGCGGTGGCCGAGGTGCTGCGCCGGGTGCGGCGGGCCAAGTCGGAGGCCCGGCTGTCCATGCGGGCCGAGGTGTCCCGGCTGACCGTGTCGGGAGACCAGGCCGGCCTCGTCCGGCTCGCCCAGGACGACCTGTGCGCGGCGGGCAACGTCGAGGAGTTCGTCCTGGAGCCCGGCGACGCCCCCCTCGACGCCGTGGCCGAACTGGCCGCCTGA
- a CDS encoding DUF4235 domain-containing protein encodes MADTARAAKRELGLSDKPDMQWRIIGGLLGLAVGFASRKVLAYAWEKATGKEPPASADSPDIGLGEAIAYAVVMGLGIEITRIVATRAAARKWRSWKDAARDLTP; translated from the coding sequence ATGGCGGACACGGCTCGCGCGGCCAAGCGGGAACTCGGCCTGTCGGATAAGCCCGACATGCAGTGGCGGATCATCGGCGGACTGCTGGGCCTCGCGGTGGGCTTCGCCTCCCGCAAGGTGCTGGCGTACGCCTGGGAGAAGGCGACCGGCAAGGAGCCCCCGGCGAGCGCCGACTCCCCCGACATCGGCCTCGGCGAGGCGATCGCCTACGCCGTCGTGATGGGCCTCGGCATCGAGATCACCCGGATCGTGGCGACCCGGGCGGCGGCCAGGAAGTGGCGCTCCTGGAAGGACGCCGCCCGCGACCTCACTCCGTAG
- a CDS encoding trehalose-6-phosphate synthase, with protein MRDGTSSFLIVANRLPVDRVGENEWRRSPGGLVTAIAPVMQRRDGAWLGWTGAAGEELKPFDHDGMQLIPVPLSQLEVELYYEGFSNATLWPLYHDVVATPVYSRVLWDAYKAVNDRFARAAAEAAAPGAVVWVQDYQLQLVPAMLRKLRPDLKIGFFLHIPFPPGELFYQLPWRNEILEGLLGADLVGFQRPGGAANFLRLCRRLLGVQYLRNAIQLEDRTVRAESFPISVDFGELDQLVREPRVQERARAIRAELGDPEHMLLGVDRLDYTKGIGQRLKAFGELLDDGSVKPGEAVFVQVATPTRERVAEYIRLRGDIELRVGRINGEHGMLGRHPISYLHQSYNKEELAALYCAADVMVVTPLRDGMNLVAKEYVACRHDLRGALVLSEFAGAADEMRQAYMVNPYDIAGMKRAMLAAMRATPHELGRRMRSLRRRVASHDVDRWASDFLTALESGEPAPTE; from the coding sequence ATGCGTGATGGCACCAGCTCTTTTCTGATCGTCGCGAACCGGCTGCCGGTCGACCGCGTGGGTGAGAACGAGTGGCGTCGCAGCCCCGGGGGACTGGTGACCGCCATCGCGCCCGTCATGCAGCGGCGTGACGGCGCCTGGCTCGGCTGGACCGGCGCGGCGGGGGAGGAGCTCAAGCCGTTCGACCACGACGGCATGCAGCTGATCCCCGTTCCGCTGTCCCAGCTCGAGGTCGAGCTGTACTACGAGGGGTTCTCCAACGCCACCCTGTGGCCGCTGTACCACGACGTGGTCGCAACCCCGGTCTACTCCCGGGTGCTCTGGGACGCCTACAAGGCGGTCAACGACCGGTTCGCCCGGGCCGCCGCCGAGGCCGCCGCCCCGGGCGCGGTCGTGTGGGTGCAGGACTACCAGCTCCAGCTCGTGCCGGCGATGCTGCGCAAGCTGCGGCCCGACCTGAAGATCGGGTTCTTCCTGCACATCCCGTTTCCGCCGGGCGAGCTGTTCTACCAGCTCCCCTGGCGCAACGAGATCCTGGAGGGCCTGCTCGGCGCCGACCTGGTCGGCTTCCAGCGGCCGGGCGGCGCGGCCAACTTCCTGCGCCTGTGCCGCCGCCTGCTCGGCGTGCAGTATCTGCGCAACGCGATCCAGCTGGAGGACCGGACGGTGCGCGCCGAGTCGTTCCCGATCTCGGTCGACTTCGGCGAGCTGGACCAGCTCGTCCGCGAGCCGCGCGTCCAGGAGCGGGCCAGGGCGATCCGGGCCGAGCTGGGCGACCCCGAGCACATGCTGCTCGGCGTCGACCGGCTCGACTACACCAAGGGCATCGGCCAGCGGCTCAAGGCGTTCGGCGAGCTGCTCGACGACGGGTCGGTCAAGCCGGGCGAGGCGGTGTTCGTCCAGGTCGCGACGCCGACGCGGGAGCGGGTCGCGGAGTACATCCGGTTGCGGGGCGACATCGAGCTGCGGGTGGGCCGCATCAACGGCGAGCACGGCATGCTCGGCCGCCACCCGATCTCCTACCTGCACCAGTCGTACAACAAGGAGGAGCTGGCCGCGTTGTACTGCGCGGCCGACGTCATGGTCGTCACGCCGCTGCGCGACGGCATGAACCTCGTCGCCAAGGAGTACGTCGCCTGCCGCCACGACCTGCGCGGCGCGCTGGTGCTGAGCGAGTTCGCCGGGGCGGCCGACGAGATGCGCCAGGCCTACATGGTCAATCCGTACGACATCGCCGGAATGAAGCGCGCGATGCTGGCCGCGATGCGGGCGACCCCGCACGAGCTCGGCCGCCGGATGCGCTCGCTGCGGCGCAGGGTCGCCTCACACGACGTGGACAGGTGGGCCAGTGACTTCCTCACGGCCCTGGAGTCCGGGGAGCCGGCGCCTACGGAGTGA
- a CDS encoding DUF4193 domain-containing protein, with translation MATDYDSPRKTDDDLSEDSLQELQARRSDKSSGSIDIDETDLAESLELPGADLSNEELSLRVIPRQADEFTCSRCFLVHHRSQLASEKNGQQVCRECAA, from the coding sequence ATGGCTACCGACTACGACAGCCCGCGTAAGACCGACGACGACCTCAGCGAGGACAGCCTCCAGGAACTACAGGCGCGCCGCAGCGACAAGTCGTCGGGCAGCATCGACATCGACGAGACCGATCTGGCCGAGTCGCTGGAGCTGCCGGGGGCGGACCTGTCGAACGAGGAGCTCTCGCTTCGGGTGATTCCTCGGCAGGCCGACGAATTCACCTGCTCGCGGTGCTTCCTGGTGCACCACCGCAGCCAGCTGGCCTCGGAGAAGAACGGCCAGCAGGTCTGCCGCGAGTGTGCCGCCTAG
- a CDS encoding HAMP domain-containing sensor histidine kinase, giving the protein MSDPMGTGPYRSQVPPPPSGPPAWDGPPPLIAHPVQRANLLDEMRSLQNRVSIRWRLTLTYAALVFVAGALLVMVMYVLVGHAINVGWQSVPKILLPPSVPQEVIDEFNNNYANLQAEATAAARGELLQRSLLALLGVGIFALILGYVVADRALRPIIKMTATARKLSETSLAHERIDLQGPDDELKELADTFDAMLTRLNTAFDAQRRFVDNASHELRTPLAINRTVLEVALSDPEASDDLKVLGRTLLGTTARNERLIEGLLLLARSERELSVRRPVDVQEVARTAVEQLAAYAEEEEVAVEHDLHPAATTGDPVLVERCLSNLVENGIKHNLGPGGKVWVRTGMVDGGAVVQVANTGPHVPAYEVESLFEPFRRLNADRVQSAKGAGLGLSIVRAIVRAHGGTVVAVPRDGGGLVVTVRLSGNGVSPGMPQSAR; this is encoded by the coding sequence ATGTCGGACCCGATGGGCACCGGTCCCTACCGCAGCCAGGTTCCGCCGCCGCCCAGCGGGCCGCCCGCCTGGGACGGCCCGCCGCCCCTGATCGCCCATCCCGTCCAGCGGGCCAACCTCCTCGACGAGATGCGGTCGCTGCAGAACCGCGTGAGCATCCGCTGGCGGCTGACCCTCACGTACGCCGCGCTGGTCTTCGTCGCCGGCGCGCTGCTGGTGATGGTCATGTACGTGCTGGTCGGTCACGCGATCAACGTCGGCTGGCAGAGCGTGCCGAAGATCCTGCTGCCGCCGAGCGTGCCGCAGGAGGTGATCGACGAGTTCAACAACAACTACGCCAACCTCCAGGCGGAGGCCACGGCGGCGGCGCGGGGCGAGCTGCTGCAGCGGTCGCTGCTGGCGCTGCTCGGCGTGGGCATCTTCGCCCTGATCCTCGGATACGTCGTGGCCGACCGGGCGCTGCGGCCGATCATCAAGATGACGGCCACCGCGCGGAAGCTGTCGGAGACCTCCCTCGCCCACGAGCGCATCGACCTCCAGGGCCCCGACGACGAGCTGAAGGAGCTGGCCGACACGTTCGACGCCATGCTCACCCGGCTCAACACCGCCTTCGACGCCCAGCGGAGGTTCGTGGACAACGCCTCTCACGAGCTGCGCACGCCACTGGCGATCAACCGCACCGTGCTGGAGGTGGCCCTGTCCGACCCCGAGGCGTCGGACGACCTCAAGGTGCTCGGGCGCACGCTCCTCGGCACCACCGCGCGCAACGAGCGGCTCATCGAGGGCCTGCTGCTGCTCGCCCGCAGCGAGCGGGAGCTGTCGGTGCGGAGGCCCGTGGACGTGCAGGAGGTGGCGAGGACGGCGGTGGAGCAACTGGCCGCCTACGCCGAGGAGGAAGAGGTCGCGGTCGAGCACGATCTTCATCCCGCCGCCACGACGGGCGACCCCGTTCTCGTCGAACGCTGCCTCTCGAACCTCGTCGAGAACGGCATCAAGCACAATCTCGGTCCCGGCGGAAAAGTATGGGTTCGTACGGGAATGGTGGACGGGGGTGCCGTTGTTCAGGTCGCGAACACGGGACCGCACGTTCCCGCGTACGAGGTGGAGAGCCTGTTCGAGCCGTTCCGGCGGCTGAACGCCGACCGGGTTCAGTCCGCCAAAGGCGCGGGTCTCGGCCTGTCCATCGTGCGCGCGATCGTCCGGGCGCACGGCGGAACGGTCGTCGCCGTCCCCCGCGACGGGGGTGGGCTCGTGGTGACGGTGCGACTCTCCGGAAACGGGGTTTCTCCGGGGATGCCGCAGTCGGCGCGCTGA
- a CDS encoding response regulator transcription factor, with translation MRVLVVEDERVLADAIATGLRREAMAVDVAYDGAAALEKTGYIDYDVIVLDRDLPRVHGDEVARRLVAERSASRIIMLTAAGDVDAKVEGLELGADDYLAKPFVFMELVARVRALGRRSAPALPPVLERAGIRLDPGKRQVARDGAEIHLTKKEFAVLEELMRAEGVVVSQEDLLDKAWDENIDPFTNVVRVTMMTLRKKLGDPPVIETVPGVGYRL, from the coding sequence ATGCGCGTTCTAGTGGTGGAGGACGAGAGGGTGCTCGCGGACGCGATCGCCACCGGCCTCCGCCGGGAGGCGATGGCCGTGGACGTCGCCTACGACGGCGCCGCCGCCCTGGAGAAGACGGGATACATCGACTACGACGTGATCGTGCTCGACCGCGACCTGCCGAGGGTCCACGGTGACGAGGTGGCCCGCCGCCTGGTCGCGGAGCGGTCCGCCTCGCGGATCATCATGCTCACCGCGGCGGGCGACGTCGACGCCAAGGTGGAGGGGCTGGAGCTCGGCGCCGACGACTACCTGGCCAAGCCGTTCGTCTTCATGGAGCTCGTGGCCCGGGTGCGCGCGCTCGGGCGCCGGTCCGCGCCGGCGCTGCCGCCCGTGCTGGAGCGGGCCGGGATCCGGCTCGACCCCGGGAAGCGCCAGGTGGCCCGGGACGGCGCGGAGATCCACCTCACCAAGAAGGAGTTCGCGGTGCTGGAGGAGCTGATGCGCGCCGAGGGCGTGGTCGTGAGCCAGGAGGACCTGCTCGACAAGGCGTGGGACGAGAACATCGACCCGTTCACCAACGTGGTCAGGGTGACGATGATGACCCTGCGCAAGAAGCTGGGCGACCCGCCGGTCATCGAGACGGTGCCGGGCGTCGGTTACCGACTGTGA
- a CDS encoding inositol monophosphatase family protein, with product MDERERQDDGVREEELLELAARIAEEAGQMLLAKRPARPEVLATKSSPTDVVTALDRAAEELIRARIAEARPGDAVLGEEGGDTPGEGVVRWVVDPIDGTVNFLYGVPDWAVSIGVEVDGEIVAGVVNNVPRGELFTARRGGGAWLRGERLRCNTGVPLDRALVATGFGYGAARRRVQAEVVAQVVPRVRDIRRGGSCAIDLCSVAAGRVDAYYERGANYWDHAAGGLVATEAGARLGGLNGKPVSPDMVLCAAPGLFEELHDLLVPLDPERD from the coding sequence ATGGACGAGCGGGAGCGGCAGGACGACGGCGTACGGGAGGAGGAGCTGCTGGAGCTGGCGGCCCGCATCGCGGAGGAGGCCGGTCAGATGCTGCTCGCCAAGCGGCCCGCGCGGCCCGAGGTGCTCGCCACCAAGTCGAGCCCCACCGACGTCGTCACCGCGCTGGACCGGGCCGCCGAGGAACTGATCCGCGCCCGCATCGCCGAGGCCAGGCCGGGTGACGCGGTCCTCGGCGAGGAGGGCGGCGACACCCCCGGCGAGGGCGTGGTCCGCTGGGTCGTCGACCCCATCGACGGCACGGTCAACTTCCTGTACGGCGTGCCCGACTGGGCGGTCAGCATCGGCGTCGAGGTGGACGGCGAGATCGTCGCGGGGGTGGTCAACAACGTCCCGCGCGGTGAGCTGTTCACCGCCCGCCGGGGCGGCGGCGCGTGGCTGCGGGGCGAGCGGCTGCGCTGCAACACCGGCGTCCCGCTCGACCGCGCGCTCGTCGCGACCGGCTTCGGCTACGGCGCCGCCCGGCGCCGCGTGCAGGCCGAGGTGGTCGCGCAGGTGGTGCCGAGGGTCCGGGACATCCGGCGGGGCGGCTCCTGCGCGATCGACCTCTGCTCGGTGGCGGCGGGCCGGGTCGACGCCTACTACGAGCGCGGCGCCAACTACTGGGACCACGCCGCGGGCGGCCTGGTCGCCACCGAGGCCGGGGCGCGGCTCGGCGGCCTGAACGGGAAACCGGTCAGCCCCGACATGGTGCTGTGCGCCGCGCCCGGGCTGTTCGAGGAACTGCACGACCTGCTCGTCCCCCTCGACCCCGAGCGGGACTGA